In Treponema vincentii, a single window of DNA contains:
- the rpsT gene encoding 30S ribosomal protein S20: MANNASAIKRHKQSEVRRIHNKSVKSAARTCAKKYTLAVIEKNAESAVTLLKELAHQLDSAARKGIITKNAAARKKSRMQKLYNVTFSQK, from the coding sequence ATGGCAAATAATGCATCCGCTATAAAACGTCATAAACAGAGTGAAGTACGCCGTATCCATAATAAATCGGTGAAGTCGGCGGCACGAACATGCGCTAAAAAATATACACTTGCTGTTATTGAAAAAAATGCTGAATCCGCTGTGACGTTATTAAAGGAGCTTGCGCATCAGCTTGATAGCGCCGCTCGGAAAGGAATTATTACAAAAAATGCTGCTGCGCGAAAAAAGTCTCGTATGCAAAAGTTGTATAATGTAACTTTTTCACAAAAATAG
- a CDS encoding flagellar filament outer layer protein FlaA, giving the protein MKRTSILVAIALLFIGAFAVAEEAILVDFALLNADILADKNGAMTQNRKTVMDYATVAGSTYTDEQKALMRTSLAIGQWEVVLNSSSRNPTAVAVSHATEAKVSDEAKNFAGQTLMGVRIEFPLWAHNASATIEPTFDIPVYEPLSQVDEQGNIQEPTDEEKASGKGRFEDGYGVVRNTGVIKSIAVNTYGMNFPHGLYVLIRNEKNEVKRYFMGYLLFDGWKELVWNNPAYLTDVRSRETRIYPAYPTSLPYSSFAGFLVTRDAAHEGGTFVGYFKDVKLIYDKAVLNTVRDFADENIWGIQTKMNNERMQLEMSRFGQTQVLRFLEQEKMATEAGFTPSEGSAAATAGNTNQ; this is encoded by the coding sequence ATGAAAAGAACAAGCATACTTGTAGCAATTGCACTTCTCTTTATCGGTGCATTTGCGGTTGCTGAAGAAGCAATTTTGGTTGACTTTGCGTTATTGAACGCAGATATCCTTGCGGATAAGAATGGTGCTATGACTCAGAACCGCAAAACGGTTATGGACTATGCTACCGTCGCAGGTTCTACCTACACCGATGAGCAGAAGGCTCTGATGAGAACATCTTTGGCTATCGGTCAGTGGGAAGTGGTTTTGAACTCATCTTCTCGCAATCCGACTGCGGTTGCAGTTTCTCATGCTACCGAAGCAAAAGTCAGTGATGAAGCAAAAAACTTTGCAGGTCAAACCTTAATGGGTGTCCGCATTGAGTTTCCTCTGTGGGCACATAATGCAAGTGCGACGATTGAACCGACTTTTGATATACCCGTCTATGAACCGCTTTCACAGGTTGATGAACAAGGAAATATTCAAGAGCCGACTGACGAAGAAAAAGCTTCTGGGAAGGGACGCTTTGAAGACGGATACGGCGTTGTTCGTAATACCGGTGTCATTAAGTCTATTGCGGTTAATACCTATGGTATGAACTTTCCTCACGGGCTGTATGTACTCATTCGCAATGAAAAGAATGAAGTAAAACGCTATTTCATGGGATATCTGCTGTTTGACGGCTGGAAAGAGCTTGTGTGGAATAACCCTGCTTATTTGACCGATGTACGCAGTCGCGAAACCCGCATCTATCCTGCTTATCCTACCTCACTTCCGTATAGCAGCTTTGCAGGCTTCTTGGTTACTCGTGACGCCGCGCATGAAGGTGGGACGTTTGTAGGTTACTTCAAAGATGTTAAGCTTATCTATGATAAAGCTGTATTGAATACTGTACGCGATTTTGCTGATGAAAATATCTGGGGCATCCAGACAAAGATGAACAACGAACGCATGCAGCTTGAGATGTCTCGTTTTGGCCAAACACAGGTTCTTCGCTTCTTGGAGCAGGAGAAGATGGCAACCGAAGCAGGGTTCACACCTTCTGAAGGTTCTGCTGCTGCGACGGCTGGAAATACGAATCAATAG
- a CDS encoding HU family DNA-binding protein — MSKHKQIIKQTKTSIVDAIYKKTDHMLKDIHSVSDLFFSEMFQALRRGETIEIRGFGTFSVQFRKGRKGMRNPKTGELVNTEDHSVVVFRPGKILSAAVRPIVEKDSPDAEK; from the coding sequence ATGAGTAAACATAAGCAAATAATTAAACAAACAAAAACAAGTATTGTTGATGCAATTTATAAAAAAACAGATCACATGCTGAAGGACATTCACTCCGTAAGCGATTTGTTTTTTTCGGAAATGTTTCAAGCGCTGCGACGCGGTGAAACAATAGAAATTCGTGGCTTCGGTACGTTTTCAGTGCAATTTCGTAAGGGGCGAAAAGGTATGCGAAATCCTAAAACAGGTGAATTGGTGAATACGGAGGATCATTCAGTTGTCGTATTTCGTCCGGGAAAAATATTGAGTGCAGCTGTACGACCTATTGTGGAGAAGGACTCTCCGGATGCAGAGAAGTAG
- a CDS encoding RelA/SpoT domain-containing protein, giving the protein MAFNTVWIPDKNQLKSQYNEFHAHFTVLLKRLEDHLRATVKVSALLTYKTRVKSFDSYYKKLLKFPPTDPAIRFPLVTDLIGIRIVCPFLQNLSEVENILIKNFTVREVERKGADRTFCEFGYESTHILADIPESFKVGLLLPENLIFEVQIRTILQDAWAEVEHELIYKFEFSPFDFPLKRKFASINASLSLADILFQEIRDAQTSLNMELDRRREQFYLRADEFTDGLLGDHSGAEEKSGMNSSNTSSLETIDTMIFYAIKAHNNGDFQTAETLYTKILNQKPNALVASIVYKHRGMAFFAQGAYEDAYKDFSASLNENPKNFRSYYYAGIVLMMMNKNSEAITMFNKSLEINGYQAHVYFRRALAYFQEDQLILALHDLDNAAALGLSAEEEKKLRAAIAKKIDMV; this is encoded by the coding sequence ATGGCATTTAATACTGTGTGGATACCCGATAAAAACCAATTAAAAAGCCAATATAACGAATTCCATGCACATTTTACCGTATTATTAAAACGTCTTGAAGATCATTTGCGAGCAACCGTTAAAGTATCTGCACTGCTCACTTATAAAACACGTGTAAAGAGTTTTGACAGTTATTACAAAAAATTATTAAAATTCCCCCCTACCGATCCAGCAATTCGATTTCCTCTTGTAACTGATTTAATTGGTATCCGAATTGTATGTCCTTTTTTACAGAATCTTAGTGAAGTTGAAAATATCCTTATAAAAAATTTTACTGTCAGAGAGGTGGAACGAAAAGGAGCGGATCGTACTTTTTGTGAATTCGGCTATGAGTCTACTCATATTTTAGCGGACATCCCTGAAAGCTTTAAGGTGGGATTACTGCTGCCGGAAAATTTAATCTTTGAAGTCCAAATTAGAACAATTTTACAAGATGCATGGGCTGAAGTTGAGCATGAACTGATTTATAAATTTGAATTTTCTCCTTTTGATTTTCCTCTTAAGCGAAAGTTTGCCTCAATTAATGCAAGTCTTAGTCTCGCAGATATACTCTTTCAAGAAATTAGAGATGCACAGACCAGTTTGAATATGGAGCTTGATAGGCGGCGTGAACAGTTTTATTTGCGTGCCGACGAATTTACAGATGGTTTACTCGGTGATCATTCGGGAGCTGAAGAAAAATCCGGTATGAATTCATCGAATACTTCCTCTTTGGAAACAATTGATACTATGATTTTTTATGCTATCAAGGCTCATAACAATGGAGATTTTCAAACGGCAGAAACACTGTATACTAAAATATTAAATCAAAAACCGAATGCGCTGGTAGCTTCGATTGTCTATAAGCATCGCGGTATGGCTTTTTTTGCACAAGGTGCCTACGAAGATGCATATAAAGATTTTTCTGCCAGTCTGAATGAAAATCCTAAAAATTTCCGCTCTTACTACTATGCCGGTATCGTATTGATGATGATGAATAAAAATTCCGAGGCCATCACAATGTTTAACAAGTCTCTTGAAATAAACGGATATCAGGCGCATGTATATTTTAGGCGTGCTTTGGCTTATTTTCAAGAGGATCAGCTTATCTTGGCTTTACATGACCTTGACAATGCCGCTGCACTCGGGCTCTCTGCGGAAGAAGAAAAGAAATTACGGGCAGCTATTGCAAAAAAGATCGATATGGTTTAA